The following are encoded together in the Triticum aestivum cultivar Chinese Spring unplaced genomic scaffold, IWGSC CS RefSeq v2.1 scaffold85232, whole genome shotgun sequence genome:
- the LOC123175703 gene encoding ethylene-responsive transcription factor 1-like: RSVRLRPAPRSAAARSPMAPKKTPKGKSGFFGMRAKPSGNFGLEFSDAGHRRWLGTYPTANEAARAYGVAVWRAERPKTDLNFPEVESQAVVEWLVPQGIRMEEMSAKKRPAVVVAPGESDEAAMAWFARFAIFCKVISNEMLFAANLE; the protein is encoded by the coding sequence CGCTCCGTCCGCCTCCGCCCCGCTCCCCGCTCGGCCGCCGCCCGCTCcccgatggcgccgaagaagacgcCGAAGGGCAAGTCCGGTTTCTTCGGCATGAGGGCGAAGCCCTCCGGGAACTTCGGACTGGAGTTCTCCGACGCCGGGCATCGTCGGTGGCTCGGCACGTACCCCACCGCCAATGAGGCCGCGCGTGCCTACGGCGTGGCGGTGTGGCGTGCCGAACGGCCGAAGACGGACCTAAACTTCCCGGAGGTCGAGTCCCAGGCGGTGGTGGAGTGGCTCGTGCCGCAGGGCATCCGGATGGAGGAGATGTCGGCTAAGAAGAGACCGGCGGTTGTTGTTGCTCCCGGCGAGAGCGACGAGGCGGCGATGGCTTGGTTTGCGCGATTTGCAATTTTCTGCAAAGTCATCTCTAATGAAATGCTATTTGCTGCAAATTTAGAG